Genomic window (Sphingosinicella microcystinivorans):
GGAGCGTTGACTGCCTGCCGGCTGCTTCCGAAGGCTACTGCGGCCGGCCGTGTTCCAGATCTCCTCGAGATTGCGGTACACTCTCGCGTTTTCAGGAACCGCGTACCAGGCCTCGAACGCCAGGCGGTCATTCGCAGCTTCGGGGCCGCGCATGCGCGCATACCAGTCGCTTGCCTCGGCAACGCGTGCGTCGCCGTCCACGGACCGGGGCGTCACTCCGTCTTGCCCAGTTCGCGGTGGAGTGCGCGCAGCGCGAGCGAAATGTGCTTCTCGACGGTCTTGACGCAAACGCCCATGCGCGCCGCGATCTCGGGGTAGGTGAGTTCCTCGAAGCGATGGGCCATGAAAATCTCGCGCGTTCGTTCAGGGAGCGCCAGAATAGCAGCATCAATGCGGCGAAGCATATCCCGCGCTTCGAGCCGCGCGTGTGGATTTTCTGTCGCCGGGATTTCCTCAATGTTGACGGTGGACGGCTCGCCCCTCCGCGCCCGTTGGCGCGCGGTATCCTGCAGCAGGTTGCAGGCGATCCGCGTCAGGTAGGCGCGAGGTTCGTCAAGGGTGGGTTGTGCGTCTGTCGAGCGGCCCAGAAAGCGTGCAAATACGCTCTGGACGAGATCCTGCACGACATCGGCTTGCCTCGCCCGGCGTCCAAACAAACGGCGAAGGCGTGGTGCCTCCTCTCGGTAAAGCGCTGCAACGTCGGGCGCCCTCGCCTCGGCAACACGCGCATGAAATTCGTCATCGGCGGGATCGGCTGCACTCCAGAGGTTCAGCTGCATCGAGCCACCCCGCAGCCGGCTTCCCGCCCGCCTTCCCTGCTCTCCCGCTGCCTCGCCACGATCCGATGCCTCCCTTGCGAGGCACGGCGGAAAGCCGGGTGATGAGAACATGCTTGAGGCATGCGTCAGCGCCTTTAGTCCCGAAAGACCTGTACATACGCGCCAACCACCCGGCAGAATTCCGGCTATTGAACTCAAGCGAGGTTCTCACGCCTCGGCGCCGCAATATCTGGCGGCGCGTCATAAGGATAAATCAACGACTTTGAATTGCAACGCCGAATGCAGACATTGTCGATGAATGCAGGCGGTACTGGCGAGGGTCAAGCCGTTGTGACGGACACAAGGGCGGTCGATATAAGCCCCGCGATCGGCTTCTGGCGT
Coding sequences:
- a CDS encoding RNA polymerase sigma factor translates to MQLNLWSAADPADDEFHARVAEARAPDVAALYREEAPRLRRLFGRRARQADVVQDLVQSVFARFLGRSTDAQPTLDEPRAYLTRIACNLLQDTARQRARRGEPSTVNIEEIPATENPHARLEARDMLRRIDAAILALPERTREIFMAHRFEELTYPEIAARMGVCVKTVEKHISLALRALHRELGKTE